A window of Rhinatrema bivittatum chromosome 2, aRhiBiv1.1, whole genome shotgun sequence contains these coding sequences:
- the BCL2 gene encoding apoptosis regulator Bcl-2 isoform X2, whose protein sequence is MRPVPREVKKNGERSRSAPPEEEERLTGGRACELAATAAAPPRLSTARGGGPGLLLVEECPSLPPLIRSMTDPGRGGDGGGYHNREIVVKYIHYKLSQRGFAWDCQEAGTTAAADPDPPLPSPATPLMVPAADVQPRAAAADSSQLALLHRALRQAGDEFSRRYQRDFAHMSAQLHVTPCTARARFAAVADELFRDGVNWGRIVAFLEFGGVLCAESVNREMAPLVESIAGWMTEYLDARLQPWIQEQGGWLHLA, encoded by the coding sequence ATGCGCCCCGTGCCCAGGGAGGTGAAGAAAAACGGGGAGAGGAGCCGATCAGCACctccagaggaggaggaaaggttaACCGGCGGCAGAGCATGTGAGCTCGCGGCCACCGCCGCAGCACCGCCGCGTCTGTCGACCGCCCGAGGAGGAGGACCGGGGCTGCTGCTGGTGGAGGAGTGTccgtccctcccccctctcatcaGAAGCATGACCGATCCCGGGAGAGGCGGCGATGGTGGCGGCTACCATAACCGGGAGATCGTGGTGAAATACATCCATTACAAGCTATCCCAGAGGGGCTTTGCTTGGGATTGCCAGGAAGCTGGGACCACCGCCGCTGCTGATCCCGACccgcctcttccttctcctgcaaCACCGCTCATGGTCCCGGCGGCTGACGTGCAACCTCGGGCCGCAGCCGCCGACTCCTCACAGCTTGCACTCCTGCACCGCGCCCTGCGCCAGGCCGGCGACGAGTTCTCGCGCCGTTACCAGCGCGACTTCGCGCACATGTCGGCGCAGCTGCACGTGACGCCGTGCACCGCGCGGGCCCGCTTCGCGGCCGTGGCGGACGAGCTGTTCCGGGACGGTGTGAACTGGGGGCGCATCGTGGCGTTCCTGGAGTTTGGCGGCGTGCTGTGCGCCGAGAGCGTCAACCGCGAGATGGCGCCACTGGTGGAGTCGATCGCCGGCTGGATGACGGAGTACCTGGACGCGCGCCTGCAGCCCTGGATCCAGGAGCAGGGAGGCTGG